Proteins found in one Pagrus major chromosome 20, Pma_NU_1.0 genomic segment:
- the LOC141015938 gene encoding WAP, Kazal, immunoglobulin, Kunitz and NTR domain-containing protein 2-like: MWWMLFPRWIWFLACVSVWMEHQIGVMPQITYSHAGICPNDMNPNLWVDAMSTCTRECESDQECESFEKCCQNVCGNRSCVAARYVDRTKGTVGMPKEATCASFMCPQQGSECDIWDGQPVCKCRDRCEREPHFTCASDGMTYYNKCYMDAEACSKGITLSVVTCRFHLTWPNTSPSLPQATTLRPTTAPLQATIPPPTEPQPPIVISSPAHQTINVGDTASFLCDVAGRPRPEITWEKQLPEGVERVVMRPNHVQGNMVVTNIGQLVIYNAQPHDSGVYTCTAQNPSGSVQANHPLIVLLTEPPKIPEPKNVTLCLPEECVKPPDNPEDCGSELEKVIWYYEPKTNNCFSFTHCHSNNQQPRKVFDTYEECMQCCGPELSGPCGLPSLQGPCKAYEPRWSYSSSLRQCQSFIYGGCEGNDNNFESKEACEEMCPYPKNHHCKACKPRGKMVTSFCRSDFVILGRMTELTEEKDSGHALVTVEEILKDEKMGLRFFGKEPLEVTFLNMDWNCPCPNITGAATEGQVIIMGNANDGMAVLQPESYVGASSPRRVRKLREVISKNTCDILKAITNSPQ; encoded by the exons ATGTGGTGGATGCTGTTTCCACGGTGGATCTGGTTCCTggcgtgtgtgtcagtgtggatgGAGCACCAGATCGGAGTTATGCCTCAAATCACCTATTCACACGCCGGGATCTGCCCCAATGACATGAACCCCAACCTGTGGGTGGATGCAATGAGCACCTGCACAAGAGAGTGTGAATCTGATCAG GAGTGTGAGTCCTTTGAGAAGTGTTGCCAAAATGTTTGTGGGAACCGGAGTTGTGTGGCAGCCCGTTACGTGGACAGGACGAAAGGTACCGTGGGAATGCCCAAGGAGGCCACCTGCGCCAGTTTTATGTGCCCTCAGCAGGGGTCTGAGTGTGACATCTGGGACGGCCAGCCAGTGTGCAAGTGCCGGGACCGCTGTGAGAGGGAGCCACACTTCACCTGCGCCTCTGACGGCATGACCTACTACAACAAGTGCTACATGGATGCAGAGGCGTGCTCCAAGGGCATCACCCTGTCTGTTGTCACATGCCGCTTCCACCTCACCTGGCCCAACACCAGCCCGTCATTGCCCCAGGCGACCACTCTTCGTCCTACCACTGCTCCTCTGCAGGCAACTATCCCACCTCCCACTGAGCCTCAGCCTCCCATCGTGATCAGCAGCCCTGCTCACCAGACCATAAATGTGGGTGACACAGCCAGCTTCCTGTGTGATGTGGCGGGACGACCCCGGCCTGAGATCACCTGGGAGAAGCAGCTACCTGAGGGGGTGGAGAGGGTAGTCATGAGGCCTAATCACGTGCAAGGAAATATGGTGGTTACTAACATTGGTCAGCTGGTGATCTACAACGCCCAGCCGCATGATTCAGGCGTCTACACCTGCACGGCTCAGAACCCATCTGGTTCAGTGCAGGCCAACCACCCACTCATTGTGCTGCTCACAGAGCCACCCAAGATCCCCGAGCCCAAGAATGTGACTCTCTGCCTTCCTGAAGAGTGTGTGAAACCCCCCGATAACCCAGAGGATTGTGGGAGTGAGCTGGAGAAGGTCATCTGGTACTATGAGCCCAAGACTAACAACTGCTTTTCCTTCACCCACTGCCACAGCAACAACCAGCAGCCCAGGAAGGTGTTCGACACGTATGAGGAGTGTATGCAGTGCTGCGGTCCAGAGCTGTCGGGCCCCTGCGGGCTCCCCAGCCTGCAGGGCCCTTGTAAGGCATACGAGCCACGCTGGTCTTACAGCAGCAGCCTGCGGCAGTGTCAGTCCTTCATCTATGGAGGATGTGAGGGCAATGACAACAACTTTGAATCTAAAGAAGCCTGTGAGGAGATGTGCCCCTACCCCAAAAACCACCACTGCAAGGCCTGCAAGCCCAGAGGTAAGATGGTGACGAGCTTCTGCCGGAGCGACTTCGTCATCCTGGGTCGCATGACGGAGCTGACAGAGGAGAAGGACTCGGGCCATGCCCTTGTAACTGTGGAAGAGATCCTCAAGGATGAGAAGATGGGTTTACGTTTCTTTGGCAAGGAGCCTCTTGAGGTCACCTTCCTCAACATGGACTGGAACTGCCCGTGCCCAAACATCACAGGTGCGGCCACTGAGGGACAGGTCATCATTATGGGCAACGCAAATGATGGGATGGCTGTCCTTCAGCCGGAGAGCTACGTGGGTGCTTCCAGCCCTCGCAGAGTACGGAAACTGAGAGAGGTTATCTCAAAGAACACGTGTGATATTCTCAAAGCGATCACCAACAGCCCTcagtag